AGCAAATGGAAGCACAGAGAACACTATCGGGAAGATCTGAAGGGGAAGTTTCCTGGACTCCTGAGCAGGGAGAAGCCTATGAAAATCAGCACAGGCCAGAGGGGCAGCGGGAAAACTCCCCTGGGGATAGATTGGATAAACCCACTCACCAAGGGGGAGGTTTGAAGGACCTTCCTGAAGACACGATCCAGCCAGGAATCTGCACTAAAAGAAAACTGTATGAATGTGCTGAGTGCAGGAGAAGCTTTGATCGGAGATCACATCTCATTGtgcatcagaaaatccacacaggagagagatcCTATAGCTGTCCTGAATGCGGGAAAATCTTCAGTAATGTCTCATCCCTGATTGTTCATCGGagagtccacacaggagagagaccctataactGCTCAGAGTGTGGGAAATCCTTCACTCGGAGCTCCACCCTTGTTGTGCATCAGAGAGTGCACACAgaagagaaaccctataaatgccccgactgcgggaaaagcttcaagcGGAGCTCAACCCTTATTTCACACCAgaaaatccacacaggagagagaccttataACTGTCTTGAATGTGGGAAAGGCTTCAGTGAACGCTCAAACCTAAACAAacatcagcgaatccacacaggagagaaaccctataattGCCTTGAGTGCGGGAAAAGTTTCACTCGGCACTCACACCTCATTAGACATCAGAGAATGCACACTGGAAAGATACCCTATAGGTGCCCTGACTGTGGAAAAAACTTTAGTGACAGCTCAGCTGTTATTAGACATCAGAGGATTCAtactggagagagaccctataaatgcctcgagtgtgggaaaagcttcaagcagagctccgaccttatgaatcatcagagaatccacacgggagaaaaACCCTATTACTGCCCTGAATGTGGGAAGGGGTTCAGTCGGAAGGCTCACGTTATTTCACACCAAAAAATGCACAGGCCAGAGAGATCATTTAACTGCCtcgagtgtgggaaaaacttcagtaGGAGCTCTGACCTCATTAGACATCAGAAAACCCACACTAGAAAGACACCATATAAATGTTCTATCTGTCAAAAAAGCTTCAAGCAAAGGTCAGAACTTATTTCACACCAGAGAGCGCACACAACACAGAGAAACTATAAATGTTATGTCTGTGGAAAAAGCTACAAGGCAAAGGTCTCTCTAATGTCCCACCAGAAACTCCACACAGGCTAGCAAGTGGCAGGAGCTCTCACTATGGGACAATGGGTCTGTGCTCTCCTAAAGCAAAGTGTAAATGTGCTTCATTGATAGACAGTCTTTGCAGGGGCAGCAAGtggatgaagggtttgggtttCAGTGGGGGATAGTTGACAGGGGCAGAAAAGAACAAAACGCTGGGTACTGAGGAGCTGGGTGATTTCAGGGTCTGGGGAGAGCAGGCGATGGGATTGGTAGAGAGACATTTCTGTGGGTTACACACATATTTTCCAATTTAGAGGAGAGGTAAAAATACCCCATTGCAGTTCTTGTCTGAGTTGTCTTTGTAGCTCCTAGGGCATCTCTGCATAGGGATAGGGGAATGTTATTCAGGGAAGTAGCAAGGGGCCCTCTGGGGCTGTAGTTACAAGGCAGTAAAAGCTGCCGATCTGAACTAACAGGATGTCGGAGCACTGCTCAGTGTATTGGACATCTCTGAAGTCATGGATGGTAGGGGCGGCTGGAGATTGGGGAATTAATGGTGGAGATTCCCCAGAGAGGTGGGGCCAGGTGTGGAGCCACGACTGGGCCATGGTCAGAGGCCGAGGctgagggtggtgcaggggtgcGGGGCCACGgctgggggcagcaccagagcagagctgggaatgaagcAGGTCTGGGTGgcgttccctcccacccccaaagggGTCTGGCCTGGACTCCGCCGCACCCCCCAAATGTTCCACCGCACCCCACAGTTTCAGGACCTCTGACTTATTAGAAagcagttgattttttttccttcctaagtgtaatattttgcatttgtctttactgactttatttcagaccaattctccaatttgtcaaggtcattttgaaatctaatccTGTCCTTGAAAGGGCTAGAAATCCCTCCCATCTAGgtgtcattcacaaattttataagcatattttccaCTCTGTTATcccagtcattaatgaaaatattgactggTACCAGATCCTGGACTGACCCCTGAGGGACCCCCACTAGATATGTTCCTCATATTTGAgtatgaaccattgataactactctctgagtatggcCTTGCAAAGAGTTTTGCACCCACCGTATAGTGGTCTAGACGAAAttacattttcctagtttgcttatgagaatatcatgtgggactgggtcataagccttactaaaatcaagattactcctgggggaattctgcaccaaaaaaaaaaaaatctgcacacaatattttaaaattctgcatattttatttgtcaaaataatgcgtttttttaatgcaaaaagaTCCACAATAACAGTCAGTCTTGATTGAGAACAACATTGCAGGTTATGCAAAATAATTTGTCCCCATCCACATACAATTTTGTAAGGAATTCTCGAGCACGAGAAGCTGTGTAGCAGTTTTGATGCATGATGTGAAGGCTGTCCATGTCATGCAAAAGAATGAATATCCGTTTGTCATTTGGTAACTTCATCTGGACCTGGCTGGgtactttgggaagtgcttggttctgattgtcctgacattttattaaCTGCttgataaatgttttatttgccttcaaagtctttttttttaaatgggtaagtaaaataaatcctgagctataatctaaccccattgtgtcactttggcacaggaaaaagTGAGGAAGCACATAGATCTTTCTAGTTGAGGATTTCCTTACTGTCCTTTataataaggctcctttacatcactctggcaatgtaaaggagccttaaaatgtTTATAGGTTTTATGCTCCTGGGGTAATTGACTGAGAATGggaacagttaactaacaatAGAAACATTAACCACATTActatgcaggcaggctgctacatttctgcctcagaaAATGAGATCAACTATCAGGAGCACCATTAACAATGTTGTTTTTCCCCATCAAGAACAGTGTTTTGTTTCAAACGTTGAAACAATTTTGCACAGAAAGAACACTCTTCTTATTCCACACCTTATCCCCTCTCAAATAAAAACTGACTGAATTTTGTTTCAATCCAATCCTTGTGATCTTCTATAAAATGAGCCTCCAGGCAATTTAAGGGATAGCACTGGCTGACTGCATTTCCAAATCTGGCAAAATAGCTGCTTGCTTCATTGCAGTGAAGGAacataggcaggcaggcaggctgctacatttctgcctcaggggacagagcctgcctcCTGCCTAACAAAAAGCCTTACCCCTCCACGCCAGGCACTCtgcaggagaaaggaagagggacaaagggcttggctacacttgcagatgtagagcgctttgggttaaaccagccttcgtacaGCGCAGTAGGGAAAACGctccagtctgtccacactgacagctgaaaGCGCACTGACATGGCCACATCTGCAGCACTTGCAGCTGCATTGGGAActgtgcattatgggcagctatcccagcattcaagtgaCTGCAATGTGtttttcaaatggggagggggtagagtggagtgtgttgtgtgtatgtgggaggagaaagagtgggtttttggggtgctgagagtgcatcagcatgctgtcttgtaagtacaGACCCGCCCCCTGactcccccgcctctctctctctctcaaagcaaacattagctgtttgtttttttctcggAGATAAGCAGCTGGCACTccgaaacagagctttgaaagggccacTTCCGCATTCCTGCCGGAGTTCACAACAAAGACAAGAGAAGCCACTTCAATTAATGGGACCTTTCCAGAGGGCAATCAGAGCGCTGTAAGGTAActcctcgttcacactgacgctGTAGCATCTCACCCAATACGCAGCAAACCTTAtccctctcggggaggtggagtaccagcagcgctctagccagggagtcagagcattctacgtgccttgccagcgtGGATGGGGAGCAAGTTAGAGCGCTCTGGGCggctttattgcgctgtaactcacaAATGTAGCCAAAGCCAGAGTCTCTCCCGCTTGTTTGCTCACgtgcacccagccctgccccttgaCGGTAACTAACTTCCCCCCTGCAGGCATGCatgcccagcccctctcccccgcagtGATTTGCATCTCTGACGGCTACTCTAGGCATGCTGGAACAGATGCATTGCCTGCGCTGCCAGGGAAGAGGTGCATGTCCCCCACATATTTCTTCTGCATTTTTCTGAACCATAAGAATTCTGCACTTACACAGGTGCGCAGAATTCCATCAGGACAGAGgcgggcaaactacggcccatggacCACTTCCATCCCACAGGGCCCTCCTGCCtgacccctgagctcctggcccgggaggttagcccccggcccctcccctgctgttccccctcccacgcAGCCTCAACTCACTGCACtaccagcacaatgctctgggtggcagggctgcaagctcctagggaagcgcagctgcagagcccggctaACCccgtgctctgtgctgtgtgctgtgtggctgctccagccgggcagtgcagctgcctgtcctggtgcagctgtgctgccagccaccggtgctccaggcagcgcggtaaagGGGCAGGGATcgggaggttggatagagggcagaggagttcgGGAAGGGTggtcaaggggtgggggtgtgaataggggtcagggcagtcagaaggcgggaacaggggggttgaatgggggcggGAAGTCTGGGgatggtcagggagaaggggtggttggatggggcaagggtcctgggAGTGGCggtgggccacacctggctgtttggggaggcacaacctcccctaactggccaagcatacaatttcagaaacccgatgcggccctcaggccaaaaaagtttgcccacccctgcgtcAGGAGTAcaagatgtatcacatctactgctttcccccagcTACTagaccagtaaccctgtcaaagaggaaattagattggtttggtaTCGtttaagaacagtcatactgggtcaggtcaatggtccatctagctcagtatcctgtcttccaacagtggccagtgccagatgcttcagagggaatggacagaacaggtaatcatcaagtgatccatcccctgtggcttattcccagcttctggcaacagaggctaGTGACGcatcagagcatggttttgcacccctgcacatcctggctaatagctattgatggacctatccatcattaacttatctagttgttttttgaaccctgttatagtcttggcctttacaacatcctctggcaaagagttccacaggttgacagtgcattgtgtgaagaaataggtcttttgtttgttttaaatctgctgcctattaatttcatttggtgaccccctagttcttgtgttgggagaaggagtaaacaacacttccttatttacattctccacaccagttgtgattttatagacctctatcctatccccccttagtcgtctcttttccaagctgaaaagtccagccTTATTAATTTTTCCTCacacagaagccgttccataccctaatcatttttgttgctctttttcgtatcttttccaattccagtatgtcttttttgagatggagtgaccagatttgcacacagtattcaagatgtgggcctaccatggatttatatagaggcaatatgatattttctgtcttattatctatccctttcctaatgattcccaacatggtttacttttttgactgccactgcacattgaaagaagaaaaggagtacttgtggcaccttagacactaacaaatttatttgagcataagctttcgtgagctacagc
This portion of the Dermochelys coriacea isolate rDerCor1 chromosome 14, rDerCor1.pri.v4, whole genome shotgun sequence genome encodes:
- the LOC119842493 gene encoding zinc finger protein 664-like isoform X1 is translated as MEAQRTLSGRSEGEVSWTPEQGEAYENQHRPEGQRENSPGDRLDKPTHQGGGLKDLPEDTIQPGICTKRKLYECAECRRSFDRRSHLIVHQKIHTGERSYSCPECGKIFSNVSSLIVHRRVHTGERPYNCSECGKSFTRSSTLVVHQRVHTEEKPYKCPDCGKSFKRSSTLISHQKIHTGERPYNCLECGKGFSERSNLNKHQRIHTGEKPYNCLECGKSFTRHSHLIRHQRMHTGKIPYRCPDCGKNFSDSSAVIRHQRIHTGERPYKCLECGKSFKQSSDLMNHQRIHTGEKPYYCPECGKGFSRKAHVISHQKMHRPERSFNCLECGKNFSRSSDLIRHQKTHTRKTPYKCSICQKSFKQRSELISHQRAHTTQRNYKCYVCGKSYKAKVSLMSHQKLHTG
- the LOC119842493 gene encoding zinc finger protein 850-like isoform X2, translated to MEAQRTLSGRSEGEVSWTPEQGEAYENQHRPEGQRENSPGDRLDKPTHQGGGLKDLPEDTIQPGICTKRKLYECAECRRSFDRRSHLIVHQKIHTGERSYSCPECGKIFSNVSSLIVHRRVHTGERPYNCSECGKSFTRSSTLVVHQRVHTEEKPYKCPDCGKSFKRSSTLISHQKIHTGERPYNCLECGKGFSERSNLNKHQRIHTGEKPYNCLECGKSFTRHSHLIRHQRMHTGKIPYRCPDCGKNFSDSSAVIRHQRIHTGERPYKCLECGKSFKQSSDLMNHQRIHTGEKPYYCPECGKGFSRKAHVISHQKMHRPERSFNCLECGKNFSRSSDLIRHQKTHTRKTPYKCSICQKSFKQRSELISHQRAHTTQRNYKCYVCGKSYKAKVSLMSHQKLHTGKPFECAECGKIFSNDSSLIVHRRVHTGERPYNCSECGKSFTRSSTLVVHQRVHTEEKPYKCPDCGKSFKRSSTLISHQKIHTGEKPYNCLECGKGFSERSNLNKHQRIHTGEKPYNCLECGKSFTWSSHLIKHQRMHTGKMPYNCPDCGKGFSDSSAVIRHQRIHTGERPYKCLECGKSFKQSSNLMNHQIIHTGEKPYYCPECGKGFSRKAHVISHQKIHRAERSFNCLECGENFTSSSDLIKHQKTHTRKTPYKCFVCQKSFMERSELISHQRAHRAKRNYKCFVCGKSYKGKVSLVSHQKLHTG